A single region of the Chryseobacterium sp. 6424 genome encodes:
- the queA gene encoding tRNA preQ1(34) S-adenosylmethionine ribosyltransferase-isomerase QueA, whose amino-acid sequence MKTSDFNFHLPEELLAEHPSEHRDEARLMVLNRKDETIEHKLFKDVVDYFDEHDLFIFNNTKVFPARLYGNKEKTGAKIEVFLLRELDRETRVWDVLVDPARKIRIGNKLFFTEDESLVAEVIDNTTSRGRTLRFLYDGSYEEFRAKLKELGETPLPKYIKRAVEPEDAERYQTIYAKHEGAVAAPTAGLHFSRHLMKRLEIKGIDFAEVTLHVGLGTFNPIEVEDLSKHKMESEEAIIDQVNADIINKAVAEQRRICAVGTTTMRALETSVSSNKKIGPYHGWTNKFIFPPHEFGVANSMITNFHTPKSTLLMMIAAFAGKDFLMHAYEEAIKNEYKFYSYGDAMLIL is encoded by the coding sequence ATGAAAACATCTGATTTCAACTTCCACCTGCCGGAAGAACTCTTGGCTGAACATCCATCAGAACACAGAGATGAGGCCCGCCTGATGGTCCTCAACCGTAAAGACGAGACTATCGAACACAAGCTTTTTAAAGACGTAGTAGATTATTTCGACGAACACGATCTTTTTATCTTCAATAACACCAAGGTATTCCCTGCAAGACTTTATGGAAACAAAGAAAAAACCGGCGCTAAGATTGAGGTTTTCCTGCTCCGTGAACTTGACCGCGAAACCCGTGTGTGGGATGTATTGGTGGACCCTGCAAGAAAAATCCGTATCGGCAATAAACTGTTCTTTACCGAAGATGAATCCTTGGTGGCGGAAGTGATTGATAATACGACTTCAAGAGGCCGTACGTTAAGATTTCTTTACGACGGGTCTTATGAAGAATTCCGTGCGAAGCTGAAAGAACTTGGCGAAACCCCACTTCCAAAGTACATCAAGCGTGCTGTAGAACCGGAAGATGCCGAACGTTACCAAACCATCTACGCAAAACATGAAGGTGCCGTAGCCGCGCCAACCGCCGGCCTGCACTTCTCCAGACACCTGATGAAAAGGCTGGAGATTAAAGGGATCGACTTCGCTGAAGTCACTTTACACGTAGGTTTGGGAACCTTCAACCCAATTGAAGTCGAAGACCTCAGCAAACACAAGATGGAGTCGGAAGAAGCCATCATCGATCAGGTAAACGCTGATATCATTAACAAAGCGGTGGCGGAGCAAAGAAGGATCTGCGCAGTAGGGACAACCACGATGCGTGCTTTGGAAACCTCTGTTTCATCTAATAAAAAAATTGGGCCTTACCATGGCTGGACGAATAAATTCATCTTCCCACCACATGAATTTGGTGTAGCCAACTCGATGATTACCAATTTCCATACACCAAAATCTACACTGTTGATGATGATCGCGGCCTTCGCTGGCAAAGACTTCCTGATGCATGCCTACGAAGAAGCCATTAAAAATGAGTATAAGTTTTACTCTTATGGTGATGCCATGCTGATCCTTTAA
- a CDS encoding DNA-deoxyinosine glycosylase, with amino-acid sequence MTDRIYSFPPIIPNEPKILILGSAPGAKSLQMQQYYAHPQNQFWKILFQLFGEAFSTDYEVRQQLLYKHGIALWDVIGSCEREGSSDAKIRNEVHNDILQLVAEHPSINAIFSNGQKSSKEARKILGKDSQIPFHVLPSTSPLHTVQFEEKLESWKIILDYL; translated from the coding sequence ATGACAGACAGAATATATTCATTTCCGCCCATCATACCCAATGAGCCGAAAATATTGATTTTAGGCTCTGCGCCAGGTGCAAAATCCCTACAGATGCAACAATATTACGCGCACCCACAGAATCAGTTCTGGAAGATACTGTTCCAACTTTTTGGCGAAGCATTCAGTACTGATTATGAAGTGCGCCAGCAATTGCTGTACAAACATGGGATCGCGCTTTGGGATGTTATCGGCTCATGTGAACGCGAGGGAAGTTCTGACGCGAAAATCCGTAACGAAGTGCATAATGATATTCTTCAATTGGTGGCCGAGCATCCTTCTATTAACGCCATCTTCAGCAATGGACAGAAATCCTCCAAAGAAGCCCGCAAGATCTTGGGCAAAGACTCACAGATCCCTTTTCATGTGCTGCCTTCCACCAGCCCGCTACACACCGTTCAGTTCGAGGAGAAACTCGAAAGCTGGAAAATCATCCTTGATTATTTATGA
- a CDS encoding S9 family peptidase: MKLKHTLVAVAAPFLMNAQNVMTPETLWTLNKIGITAVSPDQSSLIYSVGKTDLQTEKNNKTNYFLNIRTAEASSIDLGKKSIIQWDKNGLYAQDGDQIFLSKDAGKTWSAFYTLANADNIVISPDGKKIAFSREVLVEKVLGKDKYNDVAKSTAHIYTDLNHRHWDYFNQGKYNHIFVVDATQPADSAVDLLEGKAWDSPQRPFGGAEDFIWSPDSSQVLFVTKPLSGTAYAKSTNTDIFAYHLAAGTTTNLTAANEGYDVAPKFSPDGKKLLWMSMARDGYEADKNDIKIMDWQTKTVQNITQNWDESVTGDTFWTQDSKNIYFTSAIRGTKQLFVTDLRSGKIKQVTKGDFDITEIYAQGKNTLLVGRTDMNHAADLYSVDLRNGNMKQVTDINREAYAKITPSKTELRMVKTTDGKEMGVWFIYPPNFDPNKKYPALLYCQGGPQSALTQTFSTRWNFALMAANDYIIIAPNRRGMPGWGTAWNEQISRDWGGQVMQDYLSATDYAKNLPFVDADKIGAVGASYGGYSVYMLAGIHENRFKTFISHNGLYDMKSWALTTEELFFANWDLGSPFENPLPRSYTDFNPSNYISKWNKPIMIIQGGLDYRVPYEQGQQAFQAAKLHGLKAKFVYFPNENHWVLKPHNALVWQREFFEWLKETL, from the coding sequence ATGAAGCTCAAACACACGCTGGTCGCCGTTGCAGCGCCATTTCTTATGAACGCACAAAATGTAATGACACCGGAAACACTATGGACCCTCAACAAAATCGGGATCACCGCTGTTTCACCGGATCAAAGCAGCCTTATATATTCGGTAGGCAAAACCGATTTGCAAACAGAAAAGAACAACAAAACCAATTACTTCCTGAATATACGTACCGCGGAAGCAAGCAGCATTGATCTTGGCAAGAAAAGCATTATCCAATGGGATAAAAACGGCCTTTATGCACAGGATGGCGACCAGATATTTCTTTCGAAAGATGCCGGTAAAACCTGGTCTGCATTTTACACGTTAGCCAATGCCGATAATATTGTGATTTCGCCAGACGGTAAGAAAATCGCCTTCAGCCGTGAAGTATTGGTAGAAAAAGTGTTGGGCAAAGATAAATATAATGATGTGGCTAAAAGTACCGCACACATCTACACCGACCTGAACCACCGCCACTGGGATTATTTTAACCAAGGGAAGTATAACCACATCTTTGTGGTAGATGCTACCCAGCCAGCTGACAGCGCGGTTGATCTGCTTGAAGGCAAAGCCTGGGATTCTCCTCAAAGACCATTCGGTGGGGCAGAGGATTTCATTTGGAGCCCAGATTCTTCACAGGTGTTGTTTGTAACAAAACCACTTAGCGGCACGGCATACGCCAAAAGTACCAATACCGATATCTTCGCCTATCATTTGGCTGCCGGTACAACAACGAATCTTACTGCCGCCAATGAAGGCTACGATGTAGCACCTAAATTTTCCCCGGATGGCAAAAAACTGCTGTGGATGTCAATGGCCCGCGACGGATATGAAGCGGATAAAAATGACATCAAAATAATGGACTGGCAGACAAAGACGGTGCAGAACATCACCCAAAACTGGGATGAGAGTGTCACCGGTGACACCTTCTGGACGCAGGATTCCAAAAATATTTATTTCACTTCTGCCATTCGCGGCACGAAACAGCTTTTCGTCACAGACCTTAGATCCGGAAAAATAAAACAGGTGACAAAAGGGGATTTTGATATCACAGAAATCTATGCGCAGGGTAAGAACACACTTTTAGTCGGCCGGACTGATATGAACCACGCTGCCGATTTGTATTCTGTTGACTTGAGAAATGGTAACATGAAACAAGTTACCGATATCAACAGAGAAGCCTACGCAAAGATTACTCCGTCAAAGACTGAGTTAAGGATGGTAAAAACCACTGATGGGAAGGAAATGGGCGTTTGGTTTATCTATCCGCCAAACTTCGATCCCAACAAAAAATATCCGGCTTTGCTTTATTGCCAGGGTGGTCCGCAATCCGCGCTCACCCAAACCTTCAGTACCCGCTGGAATTTTGCGCTGATGGCAGCAAACGACTACATCATCATAGCGCCTAACCGTCGTGGCATGCCGGGTTGGGGTACCGCGTGGAACGAGCAAATCTCCCGCGACTGGGGCGGACAGGTAATGCAGGACTATCTTTCGGCTACCGATTATGCTAAAAACCTACCTTTTGTAGATGCTGACAAAATAGGGGCGGTAGGTGCAAGCTATGGTGGCTACAGTGTTTATATGCTGGCCGGCATCCATGAAAATAGGTTTAAAACCTTTATTTCGCATAATGGCCTATATGATATGAAATCCTGGGCGTTAACAACCGAGGAACTCTTCTTCGCGAACTGGGATTTGGGGTCACCCTTTGAAAATCCGTTGCCAAGATCTTACACTGATTTTAACCCGAGTAATTACATCAGTAAATGGAACAAGCCTATCATGATAATCCAAGGGGGACTTGATTACCGTGTGCCTTACGAGCAGGGCCAACAGGCATTTCAGGCCGCTAAATTACACGGACTTAAAGCTAAGTTCGTATATTTCCCGAATGAAAATCATTGGGTGCTAAAACCTCACAACGCGCTTGTTTGGCAGCGTGAATTCTTCGAATGGCTGAAAGAAACACTTTAG
- a CDS encoding DUF2147 domain-containing protein, with the protein MMAKNLILVLCFFLIKVGAQAKADLVLGKWLATDHSVAVEVYKKNNEYKARVIWFDERLGSGLPMDKRFDTENPNPALRHRKILGMEILHGLHFNTKTKSWEQGKIYDATSGRFWDSSAQLTENGLMKVRGYWKYKWIGKTMTFKKTNNEILAKL; encoded by the coding sequence ATGATGGCAAAAAATCTTATATTAGTCCTGTGTTTTTTCTTAATCAAAGTAGGCGCACAAGCCAAGGCCGATTTGGTTTTGGGTAAATGGCTGGCGACTGACCACAGCGTAGCGGTAGAAGTTTACAAGAAAAATAACGAATATAAAGCCCGTGTGATTTGGTTTGATGAACGTTTGGGCAGCGGATTACCGATGGATAAGAGGTTTGACACCGAAAATCCCAACCCCGCGCTAAGGCACCGGAAAATCCTGGGTATGGAGATCCTGCACGGACTACATTTCAATACTAAGACCAAATCCTGGGAGCAGGGCAAGATCTATGATGCTACCAGCGGGCGGTTCTGGGACTCTTCCGCGCAGCTTACTGAAAATGGCCTTATGAAAGTCCGTGGCTATTGGAAATATAAATGGATTGGTAAAACCATGACTTTCAAAAAAACAAATAACGAAATACTTGCAAAATTATAA
- a CDS encoding M20/M25/M40 family metallo-hydrolase, with amino-acid sequence MKNYAKVWMLSVVFATGLQAQTQDAVVKSIMDETYNNSQLEQLAYELLDGIGPRLVGSPKMQQSHDWAVNRFKNWGINVRNEQWGEWKSWERGTTTIEMVAPYAKSIEGMQLAFSPATPAKGLTADVVMMPIFASTAEFNAWLPKVKGKLVMVSQYQASGRPEYNWKEFATPESFEKMQNESRAASEVWQNSIKATGETSRTLNAKLEAAGAAGIISSNWSRGFGVNKIFSAATKKIPVMDVSLEDYGQLYRMLKNGTTPKLKIIANSKDRGMAPTFNTVAEIKGSEKPDEYIILSAHLDSWDGGTGATDNGTGTITMMEVARILKKHYPNPKRTIIVGLWGSEEQGLNGSRAYVSAHKDQMPKIQALFNQDNGTGRIANISGQGFLHSYDYLGRWLNAVPKELTKDIKTTFPGTPGAGGSDHASFVAAGVPAFMLGSLNWSYGNYTWHTNRDTYDKIVFDDVKSNVALIAILTYMASEDPEKASAEKINLGIESRTGEPAKWPEVKEPTRKGGLD; translated from the coding sequence ATGAAGAATTATGCAAAAGTGTGGATGCTTTCTGTTGTTTTCGCAACAGGTTTGCAGGCCCAGACTCAGGATGCTGTGGTAAAATCTATCATGGATGAAACGTACAACAACTCCCAACTCGAGCAGCTGGCTTATGAACTGTTGGATGGCATCGGTCCCCGTCTTGTAGGAAGTCCGAAAATGCAGCAGTCGCACGACTGGGCCGTGAACCGTTTCAAAAACTGGGGAATTAACGTCCGCAATGAGCAATGGGGAGAATGGAAATCCTGGGAAAGAGGCACCACCACTATTGAAATGGTAGCGCCTTATGCCAAATCTATCGAAGGAATGCAACTTGCCTTCAGCCCGGCTACTCCCGCTAAAGGGCTTACCGCCGATGTGGTAATGATGCCTATCTTTGCCAGCACCGCAGAGTTTAATGCCTGGCTGCCCAAGGTAAAAGGCAAACTCGTGATGGTATCTCAATATCAAGCCTCGGGACGCCCTGAGTATAACTGGAAGGAATTTGCCACACCCGAATCATTCGAGAAAATGCAAAACGAATCCAGAGCAGCCTCTGAAGTGTGGCAAAACTCAATAAAAGCAACAGGCGAAACCAGCAGAACCCTAAATGCGAAACTTGAAGCTGCAGGTGCCGCCGGCATCATCTCTTCTAACTGGTCACGCGGTTTCGGGGTGAACAAGATTTTCTCTGCCGCAACAAAAAAAATCCCGGTAATGGATGTTTCTTTGGAAGATTACGGACAACTGTACCGAATGCTTAAAAACGGAACTACGCCAAAGCTTAAGATCATCGCAAATTCTAAAGACCGTGGGATGGCACCTACTTTCAACACCGTAGCAGAAATAAAAGGTTCTGAAAAACCTGATGAATACATCATCCTGTCGGCACACCTTGATTCTTGGGATGGTGGTACAGGTGCGACTGATAATGGCACAGGAACCATCACGATGATGGAAGTAGCCCGTATCCTGAAAAAGCACTACCCGAACCCGAAAAGAACCATTATCGTAGGGCTTTGGGGCAGCGAGGAGCAGGGACTTAACGGCTCGCGGGCGTATGTGTCGGCTCATAAAGACCAAATGCCGAAAATCCAGGCACTTTTCAATCAGGACAATGGTACAGGGCGCATCGCCAACATCAGTGGACAGGGATTCCTGCATTCATATGATTATCTTGGGCGCTGGCTGAATGCAGTGCCAAAAGAGCTTACCAAAGACATCAAAACCACTTTCCCTGGGACACCGGGCGCAGGCGGTTCAGACCACGCCTCTTTTGTAGCGGCAGGCGTACCGGCCTTCATGCTGGGATCTTTAAACTGGAGCTATGGCAATTACACCTGGCATACCAACCGTGATACCTACGATAAAATCGTCTTCGATGATGTAAAAAGTAACGTGGCCCTGATCGCAATCTTAACCTACATGGCCAGCGAAGATCCTGAAAAAGCGTCCGCTGAAAAAATAAACCTGGGTATTGAGTCCCGTACCGGTGAGCCTGCAAAATGGCCGGAAGTGAAAGAACCTACCCGAAAAGGTGGTCTCGATTAA
- the xth gene encoding exodeoxyribonuclease III yields the protein MKIATYNVNGVNGRLPVLLRWLETTKPDIVCLQELKAPQEKFPVEAINAAGYEAVWRGQKSWNGVAVLSRRGTPEISRDRLPGDENDAASRYLEVKINGLIVACLYLPNGNPVPGPKFDYKMQWFERLDAHAEMLVTTGKKVILAGDFNVMPTEKDVYKPEKFLKDALFLPEVREAFHHLLQQGWTDALRYLYPEETIYTFYDYFRNAYQRDAGLRIDHFLLSGEVLPHLKNAGVDKEVRGWEKTSDHVPVWIELDI from the coding sequence ATGAAAATCGCAACTTACAACGTTAATGGGGTAAATGGGCGTCTGCCCGTACTTCTTCGCTGGCTGGAAACCACTAAACCCGACATCGTATGTCTTCAGGAACTGAAGGCTCCGCAGGAAAAATTTCCGGTTGAGGCGATTAACGCCGCAGGCTACGAAGCGGTATGGCGCGGTCAGAAAAGCTGGAATGGGGTAGCCGTATTGTCGCGTCGCGGAACACCCGAAATTTCCCGGGACAGATTGCCCGGAGATGAAAATGATGCCGCCAGCCGCTATCTTGAAGTAAAAATCAATGGGTTGATCGTCGCCTGCCTTTATCTGCCCAACGGAAATCCGGTTCCGGGACCCAAATTCGATTATAAAATGCAGTGGTTTGAACGACTTGATGCACATGCTGAAATGCTGGTGACAACTGGCAAAAAGGTAATTCTGGCCGGAGATTTCAATGTGATGCCAACGGAAAAAGATGTGTATAAGCCTGAAAAATTCCTGAAAGACGCGCTGTTTCTGCCAGAAGTGCGGGAGGCATTTCATCATTTGTTACAGCAGGGCTGGACGGACGCGTTGCGTTATCTGTACCCTGAGGAAACTATCTATACCTTCTATGATTATTTCAGAAACGCTTATCAGCGTGATGCAGGTTTAAGGATTGATCATTTCCTGTTATCGGGCGAAGTCTTACCTCATCTTAAAAATGCCGGCGTGGACAAGGAAGTACGCGGCTGGGAAAAAACCAGCGACCACGTACCGGTTTGGATAGAACTTGATATATAA
- a CDS encoding Ku protein, translated as MRAIWNGAIGFGLVNIPIKLYSATGESNLDLDMLDKNDLSNINFKRVNANTGKEVKWENIVKGYKLEDRYIVLTDEDFDQVNPEKSKLLNIKQFVDINEIDSVYFENSYFLEPQKNGEEAYKLLLKAMMKTQMAGIGTFILREKEILCLVRPYDDKILIVNRMRYPEEIRSFEDLKIPTAKNPKAEELEMAESLIKQRATKFDPSKFKNTYNDDLMKIIEAKANGKTKKIVNKEEVSAKATDLMAQLKASLEAGKTKAG; from the coding sequence ATGAGAGCAATTTGGAACGGCGCCATCGGTTTTGGTTTGGTAAATATCCCTATCAAACTGTATTCCGCAACGGGCGAAAGCAACCTAGACCTCGATATGCTGGATAAAAACGACCTTTCAAACATCAATTTTAAACGTGTGAATGCCAATACCGGTAAAGAAGTGAAATGGGAGAACATCGTTAAAGGCTACAAGCTTGAAGACCGCTATATCGTGCTTACTGATGAAGATTTCGATCAGGTAAATCCTGAAAAATCCAAGTTACTGAATATCAAACAGTTTGTTGACATCAATGAGATCGACAGCGTATATTTTGAAAATTCTTATTTTCTGGAACCTCAAAAAAACGGTGAAGAAGCCTATAAACTACTGTTGAAGGCCATGATGAAAACCCAAATGGCGGGCATCGGCACCTTTATACTTCGCGAAAAGGAAATCCTGTGTCTTGTGCGCCCGTATGACGATAAGATACTGATCGTGAACAGGATGCGTTACCCGGAAGAGATCCGGAGTTTTGAAGACCTGAAAATCCCAACCGCCAAAAACCCTAAGGCAGAGGAATTAGAAATGGCAGAATCGCTGATTAAGCAGCGCGCGACTAAGTTTGATCCTTCTAAATTTAAAAATACCTATAATGATGATTTAATGAAAATCATCGAGGCTAAAGCCAACGGTAAAACCAAGAAAATTGTGAATAAAGAGGAAGTCTCTGCCAAGGCTACAGACCTGATGGCCCAGTTGAAAGCCAGTCTGGAAGCAGGCAAGACCAAAGCCGGGTAA
- a CDS encoding DNA polymerase ligase N-terminal domain-containing protein, translating into MPLEEYNKKRDFTQTAEPEGKTEKSAGKLRFVVQRHAASRLHYDFRLEMDGVLKSWAIPKGPSLNPADKRLAMMVEDHPFAYRTFEGTIPAGNYGAGEVEIWDEGTYEPLEKVKGKTDDFIMQQELQKESLKFVLHGKKLQGEFALVKIKNASEGNPWLLIKHKDHFATDHYDAEENTAPDSKVTAYLGTKKKVNPPPPHP; encoded by the coding sequence ATGCCGTTAGAAGAATACAATAAAAAACGCGATTTTACGCAAACCGCGGAACCTGAAGGAAAAACGGAAAAGTCAGCGGGCAAACTGCGATTTGTAGTGCAGCGCCATGCAGCGAGCCGCCTTCATTATGATTTCCGGCTTGAAATGGATGGCGTACTGAAAAGTTGGGCCATACCGAAAGGACCGTCACTGAACCCTGCTGACAAACGGTTGGCAATGATGGTGGAAGACCACCCGTTCGCCTACCGGACATTTGAAGGAACCATACCCGCCGGAAATTATGGCGCTGGCGAAGTGGAAATTTGGGATGAAGGCACCTATGAGCCACTTGAAAAAGTGAAGGGAAAAACCGATGACTTCATCATGCAACAGGAACTCCAGAAAGAATCTCTAAAGTTTGTCCTTCATGGCAAGAAATTACAGGGAGAATTTGCGCTGGTCAAAATAAAAAACGCATCTGAGGGAAATCCGTGGCTGCTCATCAAACATAAGGATCATTTTGCTACAGACCATTACGATGCGGAAGAAAACACAGCCCCCGACTCAAAAGTTACCGCCTACCTCGGTACCAAAAAAAAAGTAAATCCTCCGCCACCCCATCCGTAA
- the ligD gene encoding DNA ligase D, which translates to MLCGSKDKPFSSPDWIFEIKWDGYRAIADLRKEIQFYSRNGISYLEKFRKIANSLRLQQNEMILDGELVAYDDEGKPNFQWLQQIGDKPNLNVIFQVFDLLWLNGHSTEELTLLQRKELLKEALVETEFIKYHDHVLENGEKFFQLIEKMGLEGMIAKKTDSVYQRGARTGDWLKIKKQHTADVLICGFTAPKGTRKKFGSLILGRYDDGELVFCGHTGTGFTDKVLTELHAKMTPLIIPESPFAATPKTNDKPTWLKPKLIAEIKYTEITSDHIFRHPVFLHLREDLEPSDIDFVKDFKPEAPPAPQKKTVMEKDNETLTKFGKQEVKLTNQNKVYFPKDQVTKGDVVAYYQSVAEYILPYLKDRPQSMNRFPNGIEGMSFYQKDASEETPDWIDTQQVYSESNDKYINYILCNDRATMAYLNNLGCIELNVWTSRVQTIENPDYLVLDLDPSENNTFDDVIETALAVKKIADKAEIKAFCKTSGSSGIHIYFPTGTAYTFDQVKDFAHLMMQMVQQELPEITTLERALQKRDKNKIYLDYLQNRRGQTLASVYSLRPKKGAPVSMPLEWDEVRTGLKPTDFNIENALERIKTKGDLFKPVLGKGFDMLKAIEALGK; encoded by the coding sequence ATGCTTTGCGGCAGCAAAGACAAACCTTTCAGTTCACCCGACTGGATTTTTGAAATAAAATGGGATGGTTACCGCGCCATCGCAGACCTTCGGAAAGAGATACAATTCTATTCCCGTAATGGTATTTCGTATCTTGAAAAATTCAGGAAAATAGCCAATTCGCTTCGGTTACAGCAAAACGAAATGATTCTTGATGGGGAATTGGTAGCGTATGATGACGAGGGTAAACCCAATTTCCAGTGGTTACAGCAGATAGGAGATAAACCGAATCTGAATGTTATCTTCCAGGTGTTTGATTTGCTTTGGCTTAATGGACACTCGACCGAAGAACTGACGCTTTTACAACGAAAAGAACTATTAAAGGAAGCCCTGGTAGAAACCGAGTTTATAAAATATCATGACCACGTTCTCGAAAATGGCGAAAAATTCTTTCAACTCATAGAAAAAATGGGCTTAGAAGGCATGATCGCCAAAAAAACAGATTCCGTATATCAGCGTGGCGCCCGAACCGGCGACTGGCTCAAAATCAAGAAACAACATACGGCGGATGTGCTGATTTGTGGGTTTACCGCGCCTAAAGGAACCAGGAAAAAATTTGGCTCACTGATCCTGGGGCGATACGATGATGGCGAATTGGTATTTTGCGGACATACCGGTACGGGTTTCACCGATAAAGTCCTTACAGAACTGCATGCGAAAATGACTCCGCTCATCATTCCTGAATCACCTTTTGCCGCAACTCCGAAAACCAATGATAAGCCTACATGGCTGAAACCCAAACTTATCGCGGAGATAAAATATACAGAGATCACTTCCGATCACATCTTCAGGCACCCTGTATTTCTACATCTTCGGGAAGATTTAGAGCCCAGCGATATTGATTTTGTCAAAGATTTTAAACCTGAAGCACCACCGGCACCTCAAAAAAAAACCGTCATGGAAAAAGATAATGAAACACTTACCAAATTCGGTAAGCAGGAGGTAAAACTCACCAATCAGAACAAAGTTTATTTTCCGAAAGATCAGGTAACAAAAGGCGATGTGGTAGCATACTATCAAAGCGTGGCCGAATATATCCTGCCTTACCTGAAAGACCGTCCACAATCCATGAACCGCTTTCCCAACGGCATAGAAGGCATGAGTTTCTATCAGAAAGACGCTTCCGAGGAAACACCGGATTGGATCGATACGCAGCAGGTATATTCCGAATCTAATGATAAATACATCAATTACATCCTTTGTAATGACCGCGCTACGATGGCCTATCTGAACAATCTCGGCTGTATTGAACTGAATGTCTGGACAAGCCGTGTGCAAACTATAGAGAATCCGGATTATCTTGTCCTTGACCTTGATCCCTCCGAAAACAATACTTTTGATGACGTCATCGAAACAGCGCTTGCCGTAAAGAAAATCGCTGACAAGGCAGAAATTAAGGCATTCTGCAAAACCTCTGGCAGTTCAGGCATCCATATTTATTTTCCTACCGGTACTGCTTATACGTTTGACCAGGTGAAAGATTTCGCCCATTTAATGATGCAGATGGTACAACAGGAACTCCCCGAGATCACCACATTGGAACGTGCTTTACAGAAACGCGACAAAAACAAGATATATCTCGATTATCTGCAAAACCGGCGTGGCCAAACCTTAGCGAGTGTCTATAGTTTGCGCCCAAAGAAAGGCGCACCAGTCTCCATGCCGCTGGAATGGGATGAAGTAAGGACCGGTTTGAAACCTACCGATTTCAATATTGAAAATGCCCTGGAGCGTATCAAAACCAAAGGTGATCTGTTTAAACCTGTACTTGGTAAAGGGTTTGATATGTTAAAAGCCATCGAAGCCCTCGGGAAATAG
- a CDS encoding DUF6526 family protein has product MKEQNYRKHRKFYAPHHFIYLPLLMVLLGYGIWQSFNESQQQLTWILFSVVIFLLLYLAVMLRQHYALGNQNRILRLEFRQRYFELFGKSADDVLKHLTFGQIAALRFAYDEEFKLLLSRAITEKISGDTIKKSITKWKPDYHRV; this is encoded by the coding sequence ATGAAAGAACAGAATTACCGCAAACACCGGAAGTTTTACGCGCCTCACCATTTCATTTACCTACCGTTATTGATGGTACTATTGGGATATGGTATTTGGCAAAGTTTCAATGAAAGCCAGCAGCAGCTTACCTGGATACTGTTTTCAGTGGTGATATTTCTGTTGCTGTATTTGGCCGTGATGCTAAGGCAGCATTATGCGCTAGGGAACCAAAACCGTATTCTGCGTTTAGAGTTTAGGCAACGGTATTTTGAACTCTTTGGGAAAAGTGCCGATGATGTGCTGAAGCATTTAACATTCGGGCAGATCGCTGCACTTCGTTTTGCATATGATGAAGAGTTTAAACTGCTTCTTAGCCGAGCCATCACTGAAAAGATTTCAGGTGATACCATCAAAAAATCCATCACCAAATGGAAGCCTGATTACCATCGGGTATAA
- a CDS encoding phosphatidate cytidylyltransferase — translation MKKFTLLSLFAVAIMTLTSCDAIGTIFEAGMWWGIFLVVGVIGLILWLFTRGRK, via the coding sequence ATGAAAAAGTTTACATTACTCAGTCTTTTTGCGGTAGCCATAATGACGCTTACAAGCTGCGACGCTATCGGGACCATCTTTGAAGCCGGCATGTGGTGGGGGATCTTCCTTGTAGTCGGTGTTATCGGTCTCATTCTATGGTTGTTTACCCGGGGTAGAAAATAA